In Pseudomonas fluorescens, one genomic interval encodes:
- a CDS encoding TonB-dependent siderophore receptor — MFAPITRSMTLTVGLFSMALSPDLLAETDPETAPQSAAQALELDATSVSAEGLGVNTENTDSYTTGAMSTATRLNLSIKETPQSVSVVTRQQMDDFKLGTLSEAMRQTTGIVVQHNDSDRVSYSARGYPINNFQIDGMLNTFGRMKSDSDTIIYDRIEVVRGATGLTTGAGDPSATINMVRKRPTAQWQALAGVSGGSYDNYYSYVDVGGPLAFDGRLRGRTVLAYRDSQSFRDKYALQREVGYGILEADLTDSTVLAVGYDYQDKQVQGTSWGTVPYWNADGSKAGLGRSTNMATSWSSWPLKDKTAFVTLDQQLGDGWKLKAAYTHRESDTDGKVYYGGSGFPEADRSGMTAYMGHMLGTQKMSVYDFNLSGPYQLFGREHEMMFGYGEAENRSTSPYAFNSPQAADYGKIRDWKYMGDIGKFADTVTSLRGARGITRQKAGYLATRLSLTDELHAVLGSRYGSWDESSTDYYYDAQQKLTSTDATHQRQNDIWTPYAGLLYDLTPEYTVYASYTDIFKPQSKRDSNRNYLDPVIGSNYEVGLKGSLFDERLNLATAVFWSKQDNVAERDNSVPPDPVSGEEFFKSGGKGNKVNGFEAEVSGEILSGWNMTAGYTYTHSVDGEKQRSNTAQPLNMLRLSTAYRLPGNWHALTVGGAVNWQSDVYGAANRPVGRGANGRIITEPARINQEAYTVVKLMSRYEFDRHLSASLNVDNLFDKKYYDNVGFYNGVYWGDPRTVTLSLDWKL, encoded by the coding sequence ATGTTCGCGCCCATTACCCGTTCCATGACCCTGACTGTCGGCTTGTTCAGCATGGCGTTGAGTCCCGATCTGCTGGCTGAAACCGATCCTGAAACAGCGCCACAATCCGCCGCCCAGGCGCTGGAACTGGACGCCACCAGCGTCAGCGCCGAAGGCCTCGGCGTTAACACTGAAAACACTGATTCCTACACCACTGGCGCGATGAGCACCGCGACGCGGCTGAACCTGTCGATCAAGGAAACCCCGCAATCGGTGTCCGTGGTCACGCGCCAGCAGATGGATGATTTCAAACTCGGTACCTTGTCCGAAGCCATGCGCCAGACCACCGGCATCGTCGTGCAACACAACGACTCGGATCGGGTCAGCTATTCGGCGCGGGGTTACCCGATCAACAATTTCCAGATCGACGGAATGCTCAACACCTTCGGGCGCATGAAGTCAGACTCGGACACCATCATCTACGATCGCATCGAAGTCGTACGCGGCGCCACCGGCCTGACCACCGGCGCGGGTGATCCTTCAGCGACGATCAACATGGTGCGCAAGCGCCCGACTGCCCAGTGGCAGGCACTGGCCGGGGTCAGTGGCGGCAGCTACGACAACTACTACAGCTATGTCGATGTCGGCGGGCCGCTGGCCTTCGATGGTCGGCTGCGCGGGCGTACGGTGCTGGCCTATCGCGACAGCCAGTCGTTCCGCGACAAATACGCGCTGCAGCGCGAGGTCGGCTACGGCATTCTCGAAGCTGATCTGACCGACTCCACGGTGCTTGCCGTCGGTTACGACTATCAGGACAAGCAGGTGCAAGGCACGTCCTGGGGCACCGTGCCGTACTGGAACGCCGACGGCAGCAAGGCGGGGCTCGGCCGGTCGACGAACATGGCGACATCCTGGAGTTCCTGGCCGCTGAAGGACAAGACCGCGTTCGTTACCCTGGACCAGCAATTGGGTGATGGCTGGAAGCTGAAGGCCGCCTACACCCACCGCGAAAGTGATACCGACGGCAAGGTCTATTACGGCGGCTCCGGTTTTCCCGAGGCCGACCGCAGCGGCATGACGGCCTACATGGGGCACATGCTCGGCACGCAGAAAATGAGCGTGTACGACTTCAACCTGTCGGGGCCGTACCAGCTGTTCGGCCGCGAACACGAGATGATGTTCGGCTACGGCGAGGCGGAAAACCGCTCGACTTCGCCCTACGCCTTCAACAGTCCCCAAGCCGCCGACTACGGCAAGATCCGCGACTGGAAATACATGGGTGACATCGGCAAATTCGCCGACACTGTCACCAGCCTGCGGGGCGCGCGAGGCATCACTCGGCAAAAGGCCGGTTACCTCGCGACCCGTCTGAGCCTGACTGATGAGCTGCATGCAGTACTCGGCAGCCGCTATGGCAGCTGGGACGAATCCAGCACCGATTACTACTATGACGCGCAGCAAAAACTGACCAGCACCGATGCCACCCATCAACGCCAGAATGATATCTGGACACCCTACGCCGGCCTGCTTTACGACCTGACTCCGGAGTACACGGTTTACGCCAGCTACACCGACATTTTCAAACCGCAGAGTAAGCGCGACAGCAACCGCAATTACCTCGACCCGGTGATCGGCAGCAACTACGAAGTCGGGCTCAAAGGCAGCCTGTTCGACGAACGCCTGAACCTGGCGACGGCAGTGTTCTGGAGCAAACAGGACAACGTCGCCGAGCGTGACAACTCGGTACCCCCGGACCCGGTGAGCGGCGAGGAGTTTTTCAAGTCCGGCGGCAAGGGTAACAAGGTCAATGGCTTCGAGGCCGAAGTGTCCGGGGAAATTCTCAGCGGCTGGAACATGACCGCCGGCTACACCTACACCCATTCCGTCGACGGCGAAAAACAGCGCAGCAACACCGCTCAACCACTGAACATGCTGCGGCTGTCCACGGCCTATCGTCTGCCGGGCAACTGGCACGCATTGACCGTGGGTGGCGCGGTGAACTGGCAGAGCGACGTCTATGGCGCGGCCAACCGCCCGGTCGGGCGCGGCGCCAACGGCCGGATCATCACCGAACCGGCGCGGATCAACCAGGAGGCCTACACCGTGGTCAAGCTGATGTCGCGCTATGAGTTCGACAGGCATCTGTCGGCGTCGCTGAACGTCGATAACCTGTTCGACAAGAAGTATTACGACAACGTCGGCTTCTACAACGGCGTGTACTGGGGCGATCCGCGCACGGTGACCTTGAGCCTGGACTGGAAGCTCTGA
- the gorA gene encoding glutathione-disulfide reductase, producing MAYDFDLYVIGAGSGGVRAARFAAGFGAKVAVAESRYLGGTCVNVGCVPKKLLVYGAHFAEDFEQSSGFGWSLGEANFDWATLIANKDREINRLNGIYRNLLVNSGVTLHEAHAKIVGPHEVEVNGERFTAKNILIATGGWPQIPEIPGHEHAISSNQAFFLKELPKRVLVVGGGYIAVEFAGIFHGLGANTTLLYRGDLFLRGFDGSVRKHLQEELTKRGMDLQFNADIARIDKQPDGSLKATLKDGRVLEADCVFYATGRRPMLDNLGLENTDVQLTDKGFIKVDEQYQTSEPSILALGDVIGRVQLTPVALAEGMAVARRLFKPEQYRPVDYKMIPTAVFSLPNIGTVGLTEEEAREAGHEVVIYESRFRPMKLTLTECQEKTLMKLVVDGKTDKVLGCHMVGPDAGEIVQGLAIALKAGATKRDFDDTIGVHPTAAEEFVTMRTPVGA from the coding sequence ATGGCCTACGATTTTGACCTTTATGTGATTGGTGCCGGTTCCGGCGGTGTACGTGCAGCGCGCTTCGCCGCCGGTTTCGGCGCGAAAGTGGCGGTGGCCGAGAGCCGTTACCTGGGCGGCACCTGCGTCAACGTCGGCTGCGTGCCGAAGAAACTGCTGGTGTACGGCGCGCATTTCGCCGAAGACTTCGAACAGTCGTCCGGTTTCGGCTGGAGCCTGGGCGAAGCGAATTTCGACTGGGCGACCCTGATCGCCAACAAGGACCGCGAGATCAATCGCCTCAACGGCATTTATCGCAACCTGCTGGTCAACAGCGGCGTGACCTTGCACGAAGCTCACGCGAAGATCGTCGGCCCGCACGAGGTCGAGGTCAACGGTGAGCGCTTCACCGCGAAAAACATTCTGATTGCCACGGGTGGCTGGCCACAGATTCCGGAAATCCCGGGGCACGAACACGCGATCAGTTCCAATCAGGCGTTTTTCCTCAAAGAGCTGCCGAAGCGGGTACTGGTGGTCGGTGGTGGTTACATCGCGGTCGAGTTCGCCGGGATTTTCCACGGTCTGGGCGCGAACACTACACTGCTGTATCGCGGTGATCTGTTCCTGCGTGGTTTCGATGGCTCGGTGCGCAAGCATCTGCAGGAAGAGCTGACCAAGCGCGGCATGGATCTGCAATTCAACGCCGACATCGCGCGCATCGACAAACAGCCTGACGGCAGCCTGAAAGCGACCCTCAAGGATGGCCGCGTGCTGGAAGCCGATTGCGTGTTCTACGCCACGGGCCGGCGTCCGATGCTGGACAACCTCGGGCTGGAAAACACCGATGTGCAGCTCACCGACAAAGGTTTCATCAAGGTTGACGAGCAATACCAGACCAGCGAGCCGTCGATTCTGGCGCTGGGTGATGTGATCGGTCGGGTGCAACTGACGCCAGTGGCACTGGCCGAAGGCATGGCGGTGGCGCGGCGCTTGTTCAAGCCTGAGCAATACCGTCCGGTGGATTACAAGATGATCCCGACCGCCGTGTTCAGTCTGCCGAACATCGGCACTGTCGGCTTGACCGAAGAAGAGGCGCGGGAAGCGGGGCATGAAGTGGTGATTTACGAGAGCCGCTTCCGCCCGATGAAGCTGACGCTGACCGAGTGTCAGGAGAAAACCCTGATGAAGCTGGTGGTCGACGGCAAGACCGACAAGGTGCTCGGCTGCCACATGGTCGGCCCGGACGCGGGGGAGATCGTCCAGGGGCTGGCGATCGCGCTGAAGGCTGGCGCGACCAAGCGTGACTTCGACGACACGATCGGGGTGCACCCGACGGCCGCCGAAGAGTTCGTCACCATGCGTACGCCGGTCGGCGCTTAA
- a CDS encoding DNA-binding protein yields the protein MARGGVNKAVVQIARSAILARGEHPSIDAVRIELGNTGSKTTIHRYLKELDDGSQPVEASAEPINDELTALVSRLAQRLKEQAQEPIEQAREQFEEQRETLEAELKQVRQALEQLEQQHDIQGAALAKESEALKETRSMLQTEQTRNAGLNQALADFELRLQDKDEQIRSLEEKHLHARDALEHYRNATKEQREQEQARHEGQLQQLQMELRQAQQSALVRQDEITQLHRDNERLLTENRGTQRELSLMQDQLKHSNQRQDQLLEQATRVDNERTLLQERLRVALLESQTLKQDADEQRQLNQSLEKELTKTQASLEDSLRLAATVAAAPDTAKAKDA from the coding sequence ATGGCCCGTGGTGGCGTTAACAAAGCAGTGGTGCAGATCGCGCGCTCAGCGATTCTGGCCCGAGGCGAACACCCCAGCATCGATGCAGTACGCATCGAACTGGGCAACACCGGTTCGAAAACCACGATCCATCGCTATCTGAAAGAGCTGGATGACGGCAGCCAACCGGTCGAAGCGTCCGCGGAACCGATCAATGACGAACTGACCGCACTGGTCTCGCGTCTCGCCCAGCGCCTGAAAGAACAGGCGCAAGAGCCGATCGAACAAGCGCGCGAGCAGTTCGAGGAGCAGCGCGAAACCCTGGAAGCGGAACTCAAGCAGGTGCGCCAGGCACTTGAGCAACTGGAACAACAGCACGACATTCAAGGCGCGGCGCTGGCCAAGGAATCCGAAGCGCTAAAAGAAACCCGCTCAATGCTGCAGACCGAGCAAACCCGTAACGCCGGACTCAATCAGGCGCTGGCTGATTTCGAGTTGCGCCTGCAGGACAAGGACGAGCAGATCCGCTCGCTGGAAGAAAAACACCTGCACGCCCGTGATGCGCTTGAGCATTACCGCAACGCCACCAAAGAGCAGCGCGAGCAGGAGCAGGCCCGTCACGAAGGACAGCTGCAGCAGTTGCAGATGGAATTGCGCCAGGCGCAACAAAGTGCACTGGTGCGTCAGGACGAGATCACTCAGTTGCATCGCGACAACGAACGCCTGCTCACGGAAAACCGTGGCACCCAGCGCGAGCTGAGCCTGATGCAGGATCAGCTCAAGCACAGCAACCAGCGTCAGGATCAGTTGCTGGAGCAAGCCACTCGCGTCGACAACGAACGCACCCTCCTCCAGGAACGCCTGCGCGTGGCCCTGCTGGAAAGTCAGACGCTGAAACAGGATGCCGACGAACAGCGGCAGCTCAATCAGTCACTGGAAAAGGAACTGACCAAGACTCAGGCCAGCCTCGAGGACAGCTTGCGTCTGGCGGCTACCGTTGCGGCAGCGCCAGACACAGCCAAAGCGAAGGACGCTTAA
- a CDS encoding site-specific integrase: protein MSEIDRYLQAATRDNTRRSYRSAIEHFEVKWGGFLPATADSVARYLVEHAGVLSINTLKLRLSALAQWHNSQGFADPTKAPVVRKVFRGIRALHPAQEKQAEPLQLHDLQQVVDWLEQEASSARQNQDRPQLLKAYRDRALILLGFWRGFRSDELCRLQIEHVQAHAGSGITLYLPRSKGDRDNLGQTYQAPALLKLCPVQAYIDWITEAALVRGPVFRGVDRWGHLSDEGLHANSIIPLLRQALERAGIPAERYTSHSLRRGFATWAHQSGWDLKSLMSYVGWKDMKSAMRYVEASPFHGMARITDKPASS, encoded by the coding sequence ATGAGCGAGATCGATCGCTATCTGCAAGCCGCCACCCGTGACAACACCCGCCGCAGCTATCGTTCTGCGATCGAGCATTTCGAAGTGAAGTGGGGCGGCTTCCTGCCAGCGACCGCCGACAGCGTGGCGCGGTATCTGGTCGAGCATGCCGGGGTGCTGTCGATCAACACACTGAAACTGCGGCTGTCAGCGCTGGCGCAGTGGCACAACAGTCAGGGTTTTGCCGATCCGACCAAGGCGCCGGTGGTGCGCAAAGTGTTCAGAGGCATTCGCGCACTGCATCCGGCGCAGGAAAAACAGGCCGAACCGTTGCAATTGCACGATCTGCAGCAAGTAGTCGACTGGCTGGAGCAGGAAGCCAGTAGCGCCAGGCAGAATCAGGATCGTCCGCAGTTGCTCAAGGCCTATCGCGATCGGGCGCTGATTTTGCTGGGCTTCTGGCGTGGCTTCCGCAGCGACGAGTTGTGCCGCTTGCAGATCGAGCATGTGCAAGCGCACGCCGGCAGCGGCATCACCCTCTACCTGCCGCGCAGTAAGGGCGATCGCGACAACCTCGGGCAGACGTATCAGGCGCCGGCGCTGCTCAAGCTGTGCCCGGTGCAGGCTTATATCGACTGGATCACCGAGGCAGCGCTGGTACGCGGCCCGGTGTTTCGCGGCGTTGACCGCTGGGGCCATCTGAGCGATGAGGGCTTGCACGCCAACAGCATCATTCCGCTGTTGCGTCAGGCGCTCGAGCGCGCCGGCATCCCGGCCGAGCGTTACACCAGCCATTCCTTGCGCCGCGGCTTTGCCACGTGGGCGCATCAAAGCGGCTGGGATCTGAAATCGCTGATGAGTTACGTCGGCTGGAAGGATATGAAGTCAGCCATGCGCTATGTTGAAGCCAGCCCCTTTCACGGGATGGCCCGGATTACGGATAAACCGGCTTCGTCGTAG
- the ahpC gene encoding alkyl hydroperoxide reductase subunit C, translating to MPIINSQVKPFKATAFKNGDFVQVSDADLKGKWSVVFFYPADFTFVCPTELEDLADNYAAFQKLGVEIYSVSTDTHFAHAAWHNTSPAIGKIEYTMIGDPTHVISRNFDVLIEEAGLADRGTFVINPEGQIKIVELNDGGVGRDASELLRKIKAAQYVAAHPGEVCPAKWKEGEATLAPSLDLVGKI from the coding sequence ATGCCTATCATCAACAGCCAAGTAAAACCGTTCAAAGCTACCGCATTCAAAAACGGCGACTTCGTACAAGTCTCGGACGCTGACCTGAAAGGCAAATGGTCCGTAGTGTTCTTCTACCCAGCCGACTTCACCTTCGTGTGCCCAACCGAGCTGGAAGACCTGGCCGACAACTACGCTGCATTCCAGAAACTGGGCGTGGAAATCTACAGCGTTTCGACCGACACCCACTTTGCTCACGCTGCCTGGCACAACACCTCGCCAGCGATCGGCAAAATCGAATACACCATGATCGGCGACCCGACCCACGTCATCTCCCGCAACTTCGACGTGCTGATCGAAGAAGCTGGCCTGGCTGACCGTGGCACCTTCGTGATCAACCCTGAAGGCCAGATCAAAATCGTTGAACTGAACGATGGCGGCGTTGGCCGTGACGCTTCCGAGCTGCTGCGCAAGATCAAGGCTGCTCAGTACGTTGCTGCTCACCCAGGCGAAGTTTGCCCGGCCAAGTGGAAAGAAGGCGAGGCCACTCTGGCTCCGTCCCTGGACCTGGTCGGCAAGATCTAA
- the ahpF gene encoding alkyl hydroperoxide reductase subunit F — MLDANLKAQLKSYLERVTQPIEIVASLDDGAKSREMLDLLKDVASLSSQITLIDSGTDARKPSFSINRPGADISLRFAGIPMGHEFTSLVLALLQVGGHPSKASAEVIEQIRSLKGEFSFETYFSLSCQNCPDVVQALNLMAVLNPNIRHVAIDGALFQDEVNDRKIMAVPSIYLNGENFGQGRMGLEEILAKLDTGAIERQAEKISAKQAFDVLVVGGGPAGASAAIYAARKGIRTGVAAERFGGQVLDTMAIENFISVQETEGPKLATALEEHVKQYDVDIMNLQRADKLIPGKNGELHEVHFASGATLKAKSVILATGARWREMNVPGEQEYRNKGVAYCPHCDGPLFKGKRVAVIGGGNSGVEAAIDLAGIVAHVTLLEFDVQLRADAVLQRKLHSLPNVTVITSAQTTEVTGNGEKVNGLRYKDRNTDELRSVELEGIFVQIGLLPNTDWLKGTIELSPRGEIIVDNRGETSIPGFFAAGDVTTVPYKQIVIAVGEGAKASLSAFDHLIRTSAPA, encoded by the coding sequence ATGTTGGACGCCAATCTTAAAGCCCAGTTGAAATCGTACCTGGAACGGGTTACCCAGCCGATCGAGATCGTTGCTTCCCTCGACGACGGTGCGAAATCCCGGGAAATGCTTGACCTGCTGAAAGACGTTGCCAGTCTTTCGAGCCAAATTACTCTGATCGACAGCGGCACCGATGCCCGCAAGCCGTCGTTCTCGATCAATCGCCCGGGTGCCGACATCAGCCTGCGTTTCGCCGGCATCCCGATGGGCCATGAATTCACCTCGCTGGTGCTGGCCCTGTTGCAAGTCGGCGGCCACCCATCGAAAGCCAGTGCCGAAGTGATCGAACAGATCCGCTCGCTCAAGGGTGAGTTCAGTTTCGAAACCTACTTCTCGCTGTCGTGCCAGAACTGCCCGGACGTGGTCCAGGCGCTGAACCTGATGGCCGTGCTGAACCCGAACATCCGTCACGTCGCCATCGACGGCGCGCTGTTCCAGGACGAAGTCAACGATCGCAAGATCATGGCCGTGCCGAGCATCTATCTTAACGGTGAAAACTTCGGCCAGGGCCGCATGGGCCTGGAAGAAATCCTCGCCAAACTCGACACTGGCGCCATCGAGCGTCAGGCCGAGAAAATCAGCGCCAAACAAGCCTTTGATGTGCTCGTAGTTGGCGGTGGCCCGGCCGGTGCGTCGGCCGCGATCTATGCCGCCCGTAAAGGTATCCGCACCGGTGTTGCGGCTGAGCGCTTCGGCGGTCAGGTGCTCGACACCATGGCCATCGAGAACTTCATTTCCGTGCAGGAAACCGAAGGCCCGAAACTGGCGACGGCGCTGGAAGAACACGTCAAGCAGTACGACGTCGATATCATGAACCTGCAGCGCGCCGACAAGCTGATTCCCGGCAAGAACGGCGAGCTGCACGAAGTCCACTTCGCCAGCGGTGCGACCCTGAAAGCCAAGAGCGTGATCCTGGCGACCGGCGCACGCTGGCGTGAAATGAACGTGCCGGGCGAGCAGGAATACCGTAACAAGGGCGTGGCGTACTGCCCGCACTGCGACGGCCCGCTGTTCAAAGGCAAGCGCGTGGCGGTGATCGGCGGCGGTAACTCCGGCGTTGAAGCGGCCATCGACCTGGCCGGTATCGTTGCCCACGTGACACTGCTGGAGTTCGACGTGCAACTGCGTGCCGACGCGGTGTTGCAACGCAAACTGCACAGCCTGCCGAACGTCACCGTGATCACCAGTGCGCAAACCACTGAAGTCACCGGTAATGGCGAGAAGGTCAACGGCCTGCGTTACAAGGATCGCAATACTGACGAACTGCGCAGCGTCGAGCTGGAAGGGATTTTCGTACAGATCGGTCTGCTACCGAACACCGACTGGCTCAAAGGCACCATTGAGCTGTCGCCGCGTGGTGAAATCATCGTCGACAACCGTGGCGAGACGTCGATCCCGGGGTTCTTCGCGGCCGGCGACGTGACCACTGTGCCGTACAAGCAGATCGTGATTGCGGTGGGCGAGGGCGCGAAGGCTTCCCTCAGCGCGTTCGATCACTTGATCCGTACTTCGGCGCCGGCGTAA
- the gloA gene encoding lactoylglutathione lyase, with protein MSLHELNTFPGVTATPDSATHNFVFNHTMLRVKDITKSLDFYTRVLGFSLVEKRDFPEAEFSLYFLALVDKAQIPADAAARTEWMKSIPGILELTHNHGTENDADFAYHNGNTDPRGFGHICISVPDIVAACARFEELGCDFQKRLTDGRMKSLAFIKDPDGYWVEIIQPAPL; from the coding sequence ATGAGCCTGCACGAACTGAACACTTTCCCCGGCGTCACCGCCACTCCAGACAGCGCAACCCACAACTTCGTCTTCAACCACACCATGCTGCGTGTGAAGGACATCACCAAGTCGCTGGACTTCTACACCCGCGTACTGGGTTTCTCACTGGTCGAGAAGCGTGATTTCCCGGAAGCCGAATTCAGCCTGTACTTCCTCGCGCTGGTCGACAAGGCGCAGATCCCGGCCGACGCCGCCGCCCGCACCGAATGGATGAAGTCGATCCCCGGCATTCTGGAACTGACCCACAACCACGGCACCGAAAACGACGCTGACTTCGCCTATCACAATGGCAACACCGACCCACGCGGTTTCGGTCATATCTGCATCTCGGTGCCAGACATCGTTGCCGCGTGCGCACGTTTTGAAGAGCTGGGCTGTGATTTCCAGAAGCGCCTGACTGATGGCCGTATGAAAAGCCTGGCGTTCATCAAGGACCCGGATGGCTACTGGGTTGAAATCATCCAGCCTGCGCCCCTGTAA
- a CDS encoding DUF4946 domain-containing protein — translation MIRPFKALFVCLFSSLLAAPALADQPSITWPAGWEVEALPDQAPQVSRQRAVKTDTDGNQVMVMELTMSQVEAGHQVNVQGVLLEMRKSIQKDFFQGGYQSVCNKIHPAKLAALDALETTCTITENGRHVLSQTLVAAVAKDKAYVLSYAGQAEVYTASAEEIVAVRNSLKL, via the coding sequence ATGATCCGACCGTTCAAAGCGCTGTTCGTTTGCCTTTTCTCGTCTTTGCTTGCCGCTCCTGCGCTGGCGGACCAGCCGAGCATCACTTGGCCTGCTGGCTGGGAAGTGGAGGCGCTACCCGATCAAGCCCCTCAGGTTTCGCGCCAGCGCGCGGTGAAAACCGACACCGACGGCAATCAGGTGATGGTGATGGAGTTGACCATGAGCCAGGTTGAGGCAGGCCATCAGGTCAATGTGCAGGGTGTCCTGCTGGAAATGCGCAAATCTATTCAGAAAGACTTCTTCCAGGGCGGCTATCAAAGCGTTTGCAACAAGATACATCCGGCAAAACTCGCCGCTCTGGATGCACTGGAGACCACCTGCACGATCACCGAAAACGGCCGTCATGTGTTGTCGCAAACATTGGTTGCTGCGGTCGCGAAGGATAAGGCTTATGTACTTTCTTACGCGGGTCAGGCTGAGGTTTATACGGCGAGCGCCGAGGAAATAGTCGCAGTGAGAAACAGCTTGAAACTTTAA
- a CDS encoding histone-like nucleoid-structuring protein, MvaT/MvaU family, with the protein MSRLAEFRAAEKALQEQLKQLESLKNDAGLKKEIEFEEKLQGLMKTYGKGLKDIIAILDPNPSKSGLQVSAAPKTRRARVVKVYQNPHTGELIETKGGNHRGLKAWKEQYGAATVDSWLRG; encoded by the coding sequence TTGTCCAGACTCGCTGAATTTCGTGCAGCTGAAAAGGCCCTTCAGGAACAGCTCAAGCAGTTGGAATCGCTGAAGAACGATGCCGGGCTCAAGAAAGAAATCGAATTCGAAGAAAAGCTCCAGGGGCTGATGAAAACCTACGGCAAAGGCCTGAAAGACATCATCGCCATCCTCGATCCGAACCCGTCCAAGTCCGGCCTGCAAGTGTCTGCCGCACCGAAAACCCGCCGCGCTCGCGTGGTCAAGGTCTATCAGAACCCGCACACCGGTGAACTGATCGAAACCAAGGGCGGCAATCACCGCGGCCTGAAAGCCTGGAAAGAACAGTACGGTGCTGCCACCGTCGATTCCTGGTTGCGCGGTTAA
- a CDS encoding EAL domain-containing protein — protein sequence MPLTVKTRRKRSVRMIVTLLCSLLPVLLGTGILYLQAERTLQQSAQNTAEEALRQFELMLDNTAQAASELLPLAGQPCDSIKLALREQVTRRPFVRSTNLVWDNNLYCSSLFGEYKEAVNPGDYTQGKLWLMNGNPVTPNTALLVYRLSEGRGGALTTLDGYHLSNVLRLIGRQTLLLLQVGNNWLSADGKVHQGALPPLPVAQSMLVSSRYAFSVSAGFPQGQTWRYMAGEYPPLFSLLIFFGVIAGAIAHVLQRRATSPSHEMLRALEAGEFIPYFQPVVHGDSRKWSGAEVLMRWNHPKEGLVRPDLFIPFAEHSGLIVPMTRSLMQQTAALLGPLSAEFDKPFHIGINITASHCQDLQLVEDCRGFLAAFAPGSINLVLELTERELIEPTDVTHLLFEQLHALGVMIAIDDFGTGHSSLGYLRTFNVDFLKIDQSFVAMIGIDALSRHILDTIIELSAKLDLGIVAEGVETQAQADYLTAHHVNFLQGYLFGKPMPGADFIDALSHH from the coding sequence ATGCCCTTGACTGTCAAAACCCGCCGCAAACGTAGCGTGCGGATGATTGTGACCCTGCTTTGCAGCCTGCTGCCGGTGCTTTTGGGCACAGGGATTCTGTATCTGCAAGCCGAACGCACCTTGCAACAGAGCGCGCAAAATACCGCCGAGGAGGCGTTGCGCCAGTTTGAACTGATGCTCGACAACACCGCCCAGGCCGCCAGCGAACTGCTGCCCCTGGCTGGACAACCCTGCGACAGCATCAAACTGGCGTTGCGTGAGCAGGTGACGCGTCGCCCCTTCGTACGCTCGACCAATCTGGTGTGGGACAACAACCTCTATTGCAGCTCGCTGTTCGGGGAGTACAAGGAGGCCGTGAACCCGGGCGACTACACTCAGGGCAAGCTGTGGTTGATGAACGGCAATCCCGTGACGCCCAACACCGCGCTGTTGGTGTATCGCCTCAGCGAAGGTCGCGGCGGCGCGCTGACCACGCTCGACGGCTATCATCTGAGTAACGTCCTGCGCCTGATCGGCCGGCAGACGCTGCTGTTGCTGCAGGTTGGCAATAACTGGCTGTCAGCCGATGGCAAGGTACATCAAGGCGCCCTGCCGCCGTTGCCGGTGGCGCAAAGCATGCTGGTGTCTTCGCGTTATGCCTTCAGTGTCAGCGCAGGCTTCCCGCAGGGGCAAACGTGGCGCTACATGGCCGGCGAATACCCGCCGCTGTTCAGTCTGCTGATATTTTTCGGGGTGATCGCGGGCGCTATCGCCCATGTCCTGCAACGGCGCGCCACTTCGCCCAGCCATGAGATGCTGCGCGCGCTGGAGGCTGGCGAATTCATTCCCTACTTCCAGCCGGTGGTGCATGGCGACAGCCGGAAGTGGTCCGGCGCTGAAGTGCTGATGCGCTGGAATCACCCCAAGGAGGGTCTGGTGCGTCCGGATCTGTTCATTCCGTTTGCCGAACATTCAGGCCTGATCGTGCCCATGACTCGTTCGCTGATGCAGCAGACAGCCGCCCTGCTCGGCCCGTTGTCGGCGGAGTTCGACAAACCGTTCCACATCGGCATCAACATCACCGCCAGCCATTGCCAGGATCTGCAACTGGTCGAAGACTGTCGCGGGTTTCTCGCTGCTTTTGCCCCCGGCAGTATCAACCTCGTGCTGGAGCTGACCGAGCGCGAGCTGATTGAGCCAACCGATGTCACGCACCTATTGTTCGAGCAGTTGCACGCGCTGGGGGTGATGATCGCCATCGACGATTTCGGTACCGGCCATTCAAGTCTGGGCTACCTGCGAACATTCAATGTCGATTTTCTCAAGATCGACCAGAGTTTCGTCGCGATGATCGGCATTGATGCGCTGTCGCGGCATATTCTGGACACGATTATCGAACTGTCGGCCAAGCTCGATTTGGGTATTGTTGCCGAAGGTGTAGAAACTCAGGCTCAGGCTGACTATCTGACCGCACACCACGTCAACTTCCTGCAAGGCTATCTGTTCGGAAAACCCATGCCTGGCGCCGACTTCATCGATGCATTAAGTCACCATTAA